From Aptenodytes patagonicus chromosome 1, bAptPat1.pri.cur, whole genome shotgun sequence, one genomic window encodes:
- the SPRY2 gene encoding protein sprouty homolog 2, which produces METRAQHSSGSQALLQARRDSGRPHGEPDLRDVLTQQVHVLSLDQIRAIRNTNEYTEGPTVAPRPGVKSAPRLATQPKNERPHGLPEHRHFSRIQHTQTHASPRAPLSRSISTVSTGSRSSTRTSTSSNSSEQRLLGSSSGPVADGIVRMQPKSELKSSELKPLSKEDLGAHSYRCEDCGKCKCKECTYPRTLPSCWICDKQCLCSAQNVVDYGTCVCCVKGLFYHCSNDDEDNCADNPCSCSQSHCCTRWSAMGVVSLFLPCLWCYLPAKGCLKLCQGCYDRVNRPGCRCKHSNTVCCKVPSVPPRNFEKPT; this is translated from the coding sequence ATGGAGAcgagagctcagcacagcagCGGGTCGCAGGCCTTGCTACAGGCTCGGCGTGACAGTGGGAGACCGCACGGGGAGCCTGACCTGCGGGATGTCCTGACGCAGCAGGTTCACGTCTTGTCGCTGGACCAGATCAGAGCCATCCGAAACACGAATGAGTACACGGAGGGACCTACGGTGGCTCCACGGCCAGGGGTCAAGTCCGCTCCTCGGCTAGCAACCCAACCCAAAAATGAAAGGCCCCATGGCTTGCCCGAGCATCGTCATTTTAGCCGGATTCAGCACACGCAAACGCACGCCTCTCCTCGGGCACCTCTGTCCCGATCCATCAGCACGGTCAGCACAGGTTCGCGGAGCAGTACAAGGACAAGTACGAGCAGTAATTCATCCGAACAAAGACTTCTAGGGTCATCTTCAGGGCCAGTTGCCGATGGGATAGTCCGAATGCAGCCCAAGTCTGAGCTCAAGTCAAGTGAGCTGAAGCCGCTGAGCAAAGAAGACTTGGGAGCGCACAGCTACAGGTGCGAGGACTGTGGAAAGTGTAAGTGTAAGGAGTGCACTTATCCGAGGACCCTCCCATCGTGTTGGATCTGTGACAAGCAGTGTCTTTGCTCAGCCCAGAACGTGGTCGATTACGGGACTTGCGTTTGCTGCGTGAAGGGCCTCTTCTATCACTGCTCTAATGATGACGAGGACAACTGTGCTGACAACCCCTGCTCCTGCAGTCAGTCGCATTGCTGCACTAGATGGTCCGCCATGGGTGTGGTGTCCCTCTTTCTGCCTTGCTTGTGGTGTTACCTACCAGCCAAGGGTTGCCTTAAGTTGTGCCAGGGCTGTTACGACCGGGTAAATCGGCCTGGGTGCCGCTGTAAACACTCCAACACCGTTTGCTGCAAAGTTCCCAGCGTCCCCCCCAGGAACTTTGAAAAGCCAACATAG